The following proteins come from a genomic window of Trifolium pratense cultivar HEN17-A07 linkage group LG4, ARS_RC_1.1, whole genome shotgun sequence:
- the LOC123923808 gene encoding probable calcium-binding protein CML15 — translation MSKVKVDQLNQLREIFKRFDMDSDGSLTMLELAALIRSLGLKLSGDEVQILVSKMDSNGNGSIEFDELVGAIMPNMNAEVLVNQEQLIGVFKCFDRDGNGFISAAELAGAMAKMGQPLTYKELIEMIKEADMDGDGVISFSEFATIMARSASDLLGGFDYRNKTHSFHL, via the coding sequence ATGTCAAAGGTTAAAGTTGATcaacttaatcaattaagagaaattttcaaaagattcGACATGGATTCAGATGGAAGCCTAACAATGTTAGAGCTAGCGGCACTTATTCGTTCGTTAGGCTTAAAGCTTTCAGGGGACGAAGTTCAAATCCTGGTATCCAAAATGGACTCAAACGGAAACGGTTCTATTGAGTTCGATGAATTGGTTGGAGCTATAATGCCAAACATGAATGCAGAGGTATTGGTTAATCAAGAACAACTTATAGGCGTGTTCAAGTGCTTTGATCGCGATGGGAATGGTTTCATTTCGGCTGCTGAATTGGCTGGAGCAATGGCTAAAATGGGTCAGCCACTTACTTATAAAGAGCTTATTGAGATGATTAAAGAAGCTGATATGGATGGTGATGGTGTTATTAGTTTTAGTGAGTTTGCTACTATTATGGCTCGTTCTGCTTCTGATTTATTAGGAGGGTTTGATTATAGAAACAAAACACATTCATT